The Thermococcus henrietii genome segment CCAGGGCCTACAGGCCGTGCCGCCTCACCTCTTCGGTTAGATGGTAATCCGGAATCAGCTCGCTTCCGTCCGCCGAGACGCGGACGTGCAGGATTATAAAGCTTTTCCACGCCACCGGCACGACCCAGCAGTCCTCCGGCTCCCTGAACTCCGCGCCTTCGAGGACGTAAGCCTCTTTGAGAACCTCGTCTATTCTCCCGCGGGCTCCCTCCGAACAGGGCTCCGCGTGGGGCGGTGCGCCCTTCGGGCTTGGATTACCGGTTCGCGGGTCGTAGTGAACCCTGTCTATCGCGAAGTCCAGATAGAGAACAGGAACGTCCACGTGGTCTGGGTGAACTATCGGTTCTCCAGCACGGAAGAAGGGCAGTGCCTGCCTTACGAGTTCTACCGCCTTTTTTGCATCTTCCGGCTTAAGGATTCGGCTTTTCCTCTCGGGCGTTCGCCTTATCGGGGGAAACGGTGCGCTCACCTTTCACCACCTCCAGAAAGCGCGACGACGAGGGTGAAGGCCATGACGAGGATAATTTCATAGGTCTCCAAGAGGGCCGTTGAGGGCCACTTGAAAAGGGTTCCGATTACGGCGAGGGCAAAGAGAACGAGCGAGGCGACCCTAACGTTTCTCCTCAAGCCGAGGCCGTAAATCAAAGTCCCCAGGAAGAACTGGACGAAGAAGTACGTCGAGACGAAGACGTGGGGCTTCGTTCCCTCGTGGAATATCCCTATCAGGGCCAGGAAGATGGCCGAGACGCTTATGTAGGCTCCTCCAACGGTCTGGGCTTTGTTGAGTGCCGTTGAGATTAGATAGACCGCGAAGGCCAGCACGAAGAACGAGGTAACCACCAGGCCGGCGTTGTAAATCCAGGGGGAAGTCGCTCTGGCTCCGCCAAGGTCGCTCAGCGCGTTCCTCCAGAAGGAGAACCAGGGGTTTCGGCTTACGCTCCAGGCAACGAAGAGCCAGTAGACAAGACCGCCCGCAAAACCTGACCACTTAAGCTTTCCGATGTCCATTGAACGGCACCGATAAAGGGTTGGGAAAAGGGCGTAAAAATGTTAGCCGAGGGCGGAGAAAGTAGCCTCCGCCAGTTTCTTCACAGCGTCAACGTAACCCCCCCAGTCCATCGCCTGAACGGAAGCTGGGTGGAAGAACCTGTCGATTATCACCGGGGCAAAAATGCCAAACGCAACCACGAGGATTCCGAGGACCAAGTTAATTACTACGAAAAGCGGAACCTCGTGCCTCTCCGGTTCTCCATATTCTCCGTGCTCATGGTGATGTCCCTCAACCGGCTTTCCGCGCCAGAGGGTTATGAAGAGCTGGAAGTAGGCCCACGCAGCTATCGCGCTCGTGATTATCACAACGGAAGCCACGAGCGGGCTCACCTGGAGGAGGGCGTTGAAAATCAGCATCTTGCTGAAGAAGACGTTAAGCGGGGGAACGCCGACGAGGCTGAGCGTCGCCAGGCCGAAGAGGAACGTCGTTACCGGCATCTCCCTGCCGACTCCGGCAAGGTCTTCGACCTTCACCGCTCTCCTGCGGTAGATGAAGGCTCCAACCGTGAAGAACAGGAGCGTCTTCGCTATCGCGTGGTTGACGATGTGGAAGTCGATTGCCATCAGCGCGAGCTGGGTTCCGACGCCGAGGGTCATGAAGAGGTAGCCCATGTGGAGTATCGTGGAATAGGCAATCAGCCTCTTGACGTTCTTCTGGACGAGCATCATAATCGAGCCGAGGAACGCTGTTGCTGTTCCGAGGACGAGGAAGACGAGCGAGAGGATTCTCCAGAAGGGAAGCCCGTGGAAGAGCGTGTAGGTGTAGCGCGCGAGCAGGTATATTCCAACGACCTCGACGAAACTGCTGAGTATCGCTCCAACTGGAATCGGTGCACCGGAGTAGGCGCTCGGAAGCCAGTAGTGGCCGGGGAAGATTGCGCTCTTGACTATTACCATCGCTAAAGTTAGCGCGAAGAAGATGGCCAAAGCGAGCGTCGGGTCGCCGAAGAGCTTCGTCGTTACCGGGAAGGAAACCCCGTGGAACTTGGCGCTTAGGTCAGCCATGTTGAGGGTTCCAAAGGAGGCGTAGATGAAGCCGAGGGCGAGGAAGTAGAGGCTCGTCGCTACTGCACCGCTTATTCCGTACTTGAAGGCCCCTTCAACGGCCTCGCTCCTGTTGCGGTAGAAGCCGACTATCGCGTAGGCGCTCGCGCCGATGACCTCGAGCATGACGAAGGTGTTGAAGGCATCCCCCGTCATGAAGGCTCCGAGCGTTCCTGCCTCAAGCCCGAGGAGGAAGGTGTAGTAGAACTCGAGGCCGTGCGTCCTTATGAACTTGGCGGAGTAGATTCCAGCGAGGAGGAAGCCGAATGTGGCCGTTAAAACGAGCGTCGCCGAGAGCTTGTCCACCTCGAAAACTATGCCTATCGGAGCTATCCAGTTACCGAAGGCGTAGACGAGGGGCTCGTTGCTCGAATAGGCCCTATCGAACAGCCAGATTCCAGCGAGGAACGTAACGGTGAGGGCGGTGAGAGAGTAGGCTATTACAATTCCCCTCTTTCTGCCGGTCATGAAGGCCACGAAGGGCAGAAAGAAGGCGAAGCCGAGCGGAATTACCGGAACGAGTCCGACCTGCATGCTATCACCTCAGTCGAAGATTTTCCTCGCGTAGTCCTCGAAGTAAGCGACAATGTTTTCTTTCACTTCTTTCTCGTCGAGCGTGGAAACGTCAATCCAGTGGACGTAGAGCCACTTTCCGTCGTCGCTTATGTCCACCACAACCGTTCCGGGCGTGTTGGTTATCGAGTTTGCAACGAGGACCTTTCCGTAGTCGCTCTCGACGTCGAGGGGAATCCTCACTATGCCGGGGTTGGCCTTGAGCGTGAAGACCCTCTTTGCCACGTCAATGTGCGTCTTGGTTTCCTCGATGAAGAAGTAGCGGAGGGCGTAGAC includes the following:
- a CDS encoding DUF998 domain-containing protein, which encodes MDIGKLKWSGFAGGLVYWLFVAWSVSRNPWFSFWRNALSDLGGARATSPWIYNAGLVVTSFFVLAFAVYLISTALNKAQTVGGAYISVSAIFLALIGIFHEGTKPHVFVSTYFFVQFFLGTLIYGLGLRRNVRVASLVLFALAVIGTLFKWPSTALLETYEIILVMAFTLVVALSGGGER
- a CDS encoding proton-conducting transporter transmembrane domain-containing protein, with protein sequence MQVGLVPVIPLGFAFFLPFVAFMTGRKRGIVIAYSLTALTVTFLAGIWLFDRAYSSNEPLVYAFGNWIAPIGIVFEVDKLSATLVLTATFGFLLAGIYSAKFIRTHGLEFYYTFLLGLEAGTLGAFMTGDAFNTFVMLEVIGASAYAIVGFYRNRSEAVEGAFKYGISGAVATSLYFLALGFIYASFGTLNMADLSAKFHGVSFPVTTKLFGDPTLALAIFFALTLAMVIVKSAIFPGHYWLPSAYSGAPIPVGAILSSFVEVVGIYLLARYTYTLFHGLPFWRILSLVFLVLGTATAFLGSIMMLVQKNVKRLIAYSTILHMGYLFMTLGVGTQLALMAIDFHIVNHAIAKTLLFFTVGAFIYRRRAVKVEDLAGVGREMPVTTFLFGLATLSLVGVPPLNVFFSKMLIFNALLQVSPLVASVVIITSAIAAWAYFQLFITLWRGKPVEGHHHEHGEYGEPERHEVPLFVVINLVLGILVVAFGIFAPVIIDRFFHPASVQAMDWGGYVDAVKKLAEATFSALG
- a CDS encoding Na+/H+ antiporter subunit E, with the translated sequence MRLRFSPATFFIVLATYLFYTGSATEYDIITGSIVALIVSFIVGHWLVENELKFFSPRRWFYAIVYALRYFFIEETKTHIDVAKRVFTLKANPGIVRIPLDVESDYGKVLVANSITNTPGTVVVDISDDGKWLYVHWIDVSTLDEKEVKENIVAYFEDYARKIFD